A stretch of Mya arenaria isolate MELC-2E11 chromosome 14, ASM2691426v1 DNA encodes these proteins:
- the LOC128216630 gene encoding ninjurin-2-like, protein MATQAVQYSKSETPGTGTEQSSEVKLRASGTTTDGNPVIIHPKLQFGYNNYATKKTLAKGLLDIGLLVANASQLKSLLSLGPEQEHFHVNMVLISLSISLQIITGILLLILGSMEPNGKHLEERRTAHRLNDVIVGFVFVITVINIFIAAFGIRLTEQIPAEAKL, encoded by the exons atggCGACTCAAGCAGTCCAATATTCAAAATCAGAAACGCCCGGTACTGGAACAGAACAATCTTCTGAAGTGAAACTGAGAGCGAGTGGAACCACAACAGATGGAAATCCG GTAATTATTCATCCAAAACTGCAGTTCGGCTACAACAACTACGCGACAAAGAAGACCTTGGCCAAAGGCCTTCTGGATATTGGCCTTCTGGTCGCAAACGCCTCCCAACTGAAATCACTACTCAGCTTGGGGCCAGAGCAGGAACACTTCCATGTAAACATGGTTCTTATAAGCCTCTCAATATCGTTACAG ATAATCACGGGAATCTTACTCTTGATCCTTGGAAGCATGGAACCGAACGGCAAGCACCTAGAGGAACGACGTACCGCGCATCGGCTTAATGACGTCATCGTTGGTTTTGTGTTCGTCATTACCgttattaacattttcattgCGGCGTTTGGAATAAGACTTACGGAGCAAATTCCAGCTGAAGCAAAGCTTTGA
- the LOC128218485 gene encoding potassium voltage-gated channel protein Shaw-like isoform X1 produces the protein MSRKIHTDNSTIVWQISSNVSNQSVVKLDIGGTIFKCYRETLYTFPESKLARLQEDDLVLETSTDRNEYFFDRNPVFFNIILDAYRKGVVHLPKDICGLDFKKELDFWEISPGHVAPCCWEAYYRGQSEEDTMTRLMENYRENTNVCLMLGQRTDLKERLWLFLDEPQSSRHAFIWAVFMSFIVVISTVLLCIATLPIAFDKSSEEDVKILQRMVDIFGFKNQTGKKLKDLKWNDAFLTSMAALVLIMTAEILLCFIVCPIRRQFWNTRRALTFLGYICFWITFGLELNLDILTTKPGLVIFVIVRYGIILQLFRLFDFARAIKSFNIMALTVRSSKEELKMVLFLTAILVCLFGFFMFAAEYSFNQKMNNAFSAMYWALITMTTVGYGNYVPETILGHVIACACAVCGVIILALPIGVISSNFYTFYNYHKYAERHVTEYGTHLKGKVYPYHSKRSTTVM, from the exons ATGAGCAGAAAAATACACACCGACAACTCAACGATAGTGTGGCAGATTTCATCAAATGTTTCGAACCAAAGTGTAGTTAAACTAGACATAGGAggaacaatatttaaatgctacCGGGAAACCCTCTACACCTTTCCAGAATCAAAGCTTGCTCGCTTGCAAGAGGATGACTTGGTACTCGAGACCAGTACGGACAGGAATGAATACTTCTTTGACAGAAATCCAGtctttttcaatatcatattGGACGCGTACAGAAAAGGTGTTGTCCATCTGCCAAAAGACATATGCGGGTTGGATTTTAAGAAAGAACTGGATTTTTGGGAAATTTCTCCGGGCCATGTTGCTCCGTGTTGCTGGGAAGCCTATTACAG GGGTCAGTCCGAAGAAGATACCATGACACGCCTGATGGAAAACTACAGGGAGAACACGAACGTATGTCTAATGCTGGGGCAACGGACAGATTTAAAAGAAAGACTTTGGCTTTTTTTGGATGAGCCACAGTCTTCGAGACATGCATTT atCTGGGCAGTGTTTATGTCATTTATTGTGGTAATATCGACGGTTTTACTGTGCATTGCAACTTTGCCCATCGCATTTGACAAGAGTTCTGAAGAGGATGTTAAAATTCTCCAACGAATGGTAGATATTTTCGGCTTTAAAAATCAAACGGGGAAAAAGTTGAAAGACTTGAAATGGAATGATGCATTCTTAACAAGTATGGCGGCATTGGTGCTTATTATGACAGCGGAGATTTTGTTATGTTTCATCGTATGTCCGATTAGGAGGCAATTCTGGAACACTCGAAGAGCTCTTACATTTCTTGGCTACATTTGCTTTTGGATAACATTTGGTTTAGAGTTGAATCTCGACATTTTGACGACAAAACCAGGTCTCGTAATATTTGTGATAGTGCGGTATGGAATTATTTTGCAGTTATTTCGGCTTTTTGATTTTGCACGCGCAATTAAGTCGTTTAACATTATGGCACTTACCGTTCGTTCCTCAAAAGAGGAACTTAAAATGGTTCTCTTTTTGACGGCAATACTTGTGTGTCTGTTTGGATTTTTCATGTTTGCTGCTGAATATTCATTTAACCAAAAAATGAACAACGCATTTAGCGCAATGTACTGGGCGTTGATCACCATGACTACAGTCGGATACGGAAATTACGTACCGGAAACAATATTAGGCCATGTAATTgcttgcgcatgcgcagtgTGTGGTGTTATTATTTTGGCTCTGCCAATAGGGGTTATTTCGTCAAATTTTTACACGTTTTATAATTATCACAAATATGCAGAGAGACACGTGACCGAGTATGGAACTCATCTTAAAGGAAAAGTATATCCGTATCATTCCAAACGATCGACTACAGTAATGTAG
- the LOC128218485 gene encoding potassium voltage-gated channel subfamily C member 1-like isoform X2 encodes MSRKIHTDNSTIVWQISSNVSNQSVVKLDIGGTIFKCYRETLYTFPESKLARLQEDDLVLETSTDRNEYFFDRNPVFFNIILDAYRKGVVHLPKDICGLDFKKELDFWEISPGHVAPCCWEAYYRGQSEEDTMTRLMENYRENTNVCLMLGQRTDLKERLWLFLDEPQSSRHAFIWAVFMSFIVVISTVLLCIATLPIAFDKSSEEDVKILQRMVDIFGFKNQTGKKLKDLKWNDAFLTSMAALVLIMTAEILLCFIVCPIRRQFWNTRRALTFLGYICFWITFGLELNLDILTTKPVETTVTNLRFEGLPVRISAQQSCKCISSC; translated from the exons ATGAGCAGAAAAATACACACCGACAACTCAACGATAGTGTGGCAGATTTCATCAAATGTTTCGAACCAAAGTGTAGTTAAACTAGACATAGGAggaacaatatttaaatgctacCGGGAAACCCTCTACACCTTTCCAGAATCAAAGCTTGCTCGCTTGCAAGAGGATGACTTGGTACTCGAGACCAGTACGGACAGGAATGAATACTTCTTTGACAGAAATCCAGtctttttcaatatcatattGGACGCGTACAGAAAAGGTGTTGTCCATCTGCCAAAAGACATATGCGGGTTGGATTTTAAGAAAGAACTGGATTTTTGGGAAATTTCTCCGGGCCATGTTGCTCCGTGTTGCTGGGAAGCCTATTACAG GGGTCAGTCCGAAGAAGATACCATGACACGCCTGATGGAAAACTACAGGGAGAACACGAACGTATGTCTAATGCTGGGGCAACGGACAGATTTAAAAGAAAGACTTTGGCTTTTTTTGGATGAGCCACAGTCTTCGAGACATGCATTT atCTGGGCAGTGTTTATGTCATTTATTGTGGTAATATCGACGGTTTTACTGTGCATTGCAACTTTGCCCATCGCATTTGACAAGAGTTCTGAAGAGGATGTTAAAATTCTCCAACGAATGGTAGATATTTTCGGCTTTAAAAATCAAACGGGGAAAAAGTTGAAAGACTTGAAATGGAATGATGCATTCTTAACAAGTATGGCGGCATTGGTGCTTATTATGACAGCGGAGATTTTGTTATGTTTCATCGTATGTCCGATTAGGAGGCAATTCTGGAACACTCGAAGAGCTCTTACATTTCTTGGCTACATTTGCTTTTGGATAACATTTGGTTTAGAGTTGAATCTCGACATTTTGACGACAAAACCAG TAGAAACCACAGTTACCAACTTGAGATTTGAGGGATTGCCAGTGAGAATTTCAGCTCAACAATCTTGTAAGTGTATAAGTAGCTGTTGA
- the LOC128218547 gene encoding ninjurin-1-like, with the protein MSGTKVESDQGGADGKAPFGFNSYATKKTLAKGLLDIGLLMANASQLKSLISLGPDAEYYYPNLVLICLSIALQVVTGVMLLVLGSMEGKNLEERSTANRLNNVVVGFVFAITVINVFVAAFGIKMTEN; encoded by the exons atgtCTGGAACAAAAGTGGAATCGGACCAAGGAGGA GCTGACGGCAAGGCCCCATTTGGCTTCAACAGTTACGCCACTAAGAAGACCCTCGCAAAGGGCCTCCTGGATATTGGGCTGCTGATGGCGAACGCCTCCCAGCTTAAATCCCTCATCAGTCTGGGACCCGACGCGGAGTATTATTACCCAAACCTGGTGCTGATATGTCTCTCTATAGCACTTCAG GTCGTGACCGGAGTGATGCTTCTTGTCCTCGGAAGCATGGAAGGCAAGAATCTAGAGGAACGGAGTACCGCCAACCGTCTAAACAATGTCGTCGTCGGCTTCGTATTTGCCATAACGGtgataaatgtgtttgttgCTGCATTTGGAATCAAAATGACAGAAAACTGA